One genomic region from Drosophila busckii strain San Diego stock center, stock number 13000-0081.31 chromosome 3R, ASM1175060v1, whole genome shotgun sequence encodes:
- the LOC108604172 gene encoding microtubule-associated protein Jupiter isoform X4: MSTAIAQNIQKPSTYARDPDCPLTPIPSVVPEPPVDILDVDLPCVDADIGPVPEDNKSYTESDKHDVHLQTRRDSSTNSEQAYSFDKMAAEPDFKEPIGVCLDCPEMQHIPCIKIESRDDASRNPITGLGLNGDGVGGLKPKKLKLREGNPVTGEGYKPGATDYIQHTPVGGTPVINKNRVPPGGYSSGLW, translated from the exons ATGAGCA cagcaatagctcaaaatatacaaaagcctTCAACATACGCACGAGATCCAGATTGCCCATTGACACCAATACCAAGCGTTGTGCCAGAGCCACCAGTGGATATATTGGATGTTGACTTGCCGTGCGTAGACGCCGACATTGGGCCCGTACCTGAAGATAATAAATCATATACAGAGTCTGATAAGCACGACGTGCATCTGCAAACTCGTCGCGACTCTAGCACTAATTCAGAGCAGGCATACTCGTTTGATAAAATGGCAGCAGAGCCCGATTTTAAGGAGCCCATAGGCGTATGCCTTGATTGTCCAGAGATGCAGCATATACCGTGCATCAAGATTGAGAGCAGAGACGATGCCTCTAGAAATCCCATAACGGGCTTGGGCTTGAATGGAGATGGTGTGGGGGGTCTCAAGCCGAAGAAACTAAAGCTACGAG AGGGCAATCCCGTCACTGGTGAGGGTTACAAGCCTGGTGCAACGGATTATATCCAGCATACACCTGTCGGTGGAACTCCGGTGATCAACAAGAATCGCGTACCACCTGGTGGTTACTCTTCGGGTCTTTGGTAA
- the LOC108604172 gene encoding microtubule-associated protein Jupiter isoform X1, whose translation MSTYAAFKHVEIYNVGKAKKRVSRPPGGGSSDIFGAELPQTPRNSKNRMASNIFSCEKDSALKNNVRQGAHRFYFTGDGPRRGQKTVDSYSRLFGEPARPITPANNHTKSSIPFGQNGEGGAKQLLINNKNYNGKSGSVSSASSSVSSSTENLKIHVGLRAEGNPVTGEGYKPGATDYIQHTPVGGTPVINKNRVPPGGYSSGLW comes from the exons agTATCTCGCCCACCAGGTGGTGGCTCAAGCGACATATTTGGCGCCGAGTTGCCGCAAACCCCACGCAACTCAAAGAATCGCATGGCCTCAAATATATTCTCGTGTGAGAAAGACTCGGCTCTCAAGAATAATG TACGACAAGGAGCTCATAGATTCTATTTTACgg GTGATGGACCACGTCGTGGCCAAAAGACTGTAGACTCGTACTCTCGTCTGTTTGGTGAGCCGGCACGCCCCATTACCCCTGCCAATAATCACACGAAGAGCAGCATTCCATTTGGACAGAATGGCGAGGGTGGAGCAAAGCAATTGCtcatcaacaacaagaactatAATGGCAAGAGTGGTTCGGTGTCTTCGGCATCCTCATCAGTGTCTTCTTCAACTGAGAATCTCAAAATTCATGTTGGCCTCAGAGCTG AGGGCAATCCCGTCACTGGTGAGGGTTACAAGCCTGGTGCAACGGATTATATCCAGCATACACCTGTCGGTGGAACTCCGGTGATCAACAAGAATCGCGTACCACCTGGTGGTTACTCTTCGGGTCTTTGGTAA
- the LOC108604172 gene encoding microtubule-associated protein Jupiter isoform X5, giving the protein MSTIAQNIQKPSTYARDPDCPLTPIPSVVPEPPVDILDVDLPCVDADIGPVPEDNKSYTESDKHDVHLQTRRDSSTNSEQAYSFDKMAAEPDFKEPIGVCLDCPEMQHIPCIKIESRDDASRNPITGLGLNGDGVGGLKPKKLKLREGNPVTGEGYKPGATDYIQHTPVGGTPVINKNRVPPGGYSSGLW; this is encoded by the exons ATGAGCA caatagctcaaaatatacaaaagcctTCAACATACGCACGAGATCCAGATTGCCCATTGACACCAATACCAAGCGTTGTGCCAGAGCCACCAGTGGATATATTGGATGTTGACTTGCCGTGCGTAGACGCCGACATTGGGCCCGTACCTGAAGATAATAAATCATATACAGAGTCTGATAAGCACGACGTGCATCTGCAAACTCGTCGCGACTCTAGCACTAATTCAGAGCAGGCATACTCGTTTGATAAAATGGCAGCAGAGCCCGATTTTAAGGAGCCCATAGGCGTATGCCTTGATTGTCCAGAGATGCAGCATATACCGTGCATCAAGATTGAGAGCAGAGACGATGCCTCTAGAAATCCCATAACGGGCTTGGGCTTGAATGGAGATGGTGTGGGGGGTCTCAAGCCGAAGAAACTAAAGCTACGAG AGGGCAATCCCGTCACTGGTGAGGGTTACAAGCCTGGTGCAACGGATTATATCCAGCATACACCTGTCGGTGGAACTCCGGTGATCAACAAGAATCGCGTACCACCTGGTGGTTACTCTTCGGGTCTTTGGTAA
- the LOC108604172 gene encoding microtubule-associated protein Jupiter isoform X6: MSTQNIQKPSTYARDPDCPLTPIPSVVPEPPVDILDVDLPCVDADIGPVPEDNKSYTESDKHDVHLQTRRDSSTNSEQAYSFDKMAAEPDFKEPIGVCLDCPEMQHIPCIKIESRDDASRNPITGLGLNGDGVGGLKPKKLKLREGNPVTGEGYKPGATDYIQHTPVGGTPVINKNRVPPGGYSSGLW, translated from the exons ATGAGCA ctcaaaatatacaaaagcctTCAACATACGCACGAGATCCAGATTGCCCATTGACACCAATACCAAGCGTTGTGCCAGAGCCACCAGTGGATATATTGGATGTTGACTTGCCGTGCGTAGACGCCGACATTGGGCCCGTACCTGAAGATAATAAATCATATACAGAGTCTGATAAGCACGACGTGCATCTGCAAACTCGTCGCGACTCTAGCACTAATTCAGAGCAGGCATACTCGTTTGATAAAATGGCAGCAGAGCCCGATTTTAAGGAGCCCATAGGCGTATGCCTTGATTGTCCAGAGATGCAGCATATACCGTGCATCAAGATTGAGAGCAGAGACGATGCCTCTAGAAATCCCATAACGGGCTTGGGCTTGAATGGAGATGGTGTGGGGGGTCTCAAGCCGAAGAAACTAAAGCTACGAG AGGGCAATCCCGTCACTGGTGAGGGTTACAAGCCTGGTGCAACGGATTATATCCAGCATACACCTGTCGGTGGAACTCCGGTGATCAACAAGAATCGCGTACCACCTGGTGGTTACTCTTCGGGTCTTTGGTAA
- the LOC108604172 gene encoding microtubule-associated protein Jupiter isoform X2 yields the protein MIADAKFDMPDTKPSSKVSRPPGGGSSDIFGAELPQTPRNSKNRMASNIFSCEKDSALKNNVRQGAHRFYFTGDGPRRGQKTVDSYSRLFGEPARPITPANNHTKSSIPFGQNGEGGAKQLLINNKNYNGKSGSVSSASSSVSSSTENLKIHVGLRAEGNPVTGEGYKPGATDYIQHTPVGGTPVINKNRVPPGGYSSGLW from the exons agTATCTCGCCCACCAGGTGGTGGCTCAAGCGACATATTTGGCGCCGAGTTGCCGCAAACCCCACGCAACTCAAAGAATCGCATGGCCTCAAATATATTCTCGTGTGAGAAAGACTCGGCTCTCAAGAATAATG TACGACAAGGAGCTCATAGATTCTATTTTACgg GTGATGGACCACGTCGTGGCCAAAAGACTGTAGACTCGTACTCTCGTCTGTTTGGTGAGCCGGCACGCCCCATTACCCCTGCCAATAATCACACGAAGAGCAGCATTCCATTTGGACAGAATGGCGAGGGTGGAGCAAAGCAATTGCtcatcaacaacaagaactatAATGGCAAGAGTGGTTCGGTGTCTTCGGCATCCTCATCAGTGTCTTCTTCAACTGAGAATCTCAAAATTCATGTTGGCCTCAGAGCTG AGGGCAATCCCGTCACTGGTGAGGGTTACAAGCCTGGTGCAACGGATTATATCCAGCATACACCTGTCGGTGGAACTCCGGTGATCAACAAGAATCGCGTACCACCTGGTGGTTACTCTTCGGGTCTTTGGTAA